In one window of Bemisia tabaci chromosome 4, PGI_BMITA_v3 DNA:
- the Miga gene encoding mitoguardin, which yields MAEPHKINLSSLIIAFRSLPTMLVTVKNARLSTSTKVVLSVTAGFALLGVLARYLRRRKRTFGNGYKSLTSRQLKGFPSPVPSPNGDILTGRHSASPALRSLHRQGSVMSFSDRLSVASGSIAGVTSAADLTPQQLGLMGMEALETSINYWEDAMAAYDHASSKGLALTDEQEAEFAKELQKLLDCAYKLQDQGELLFIDQRSVLFRAGSSARGAGSEANFSLGEYSSPDSFVSAQDEVADLREFEEFANILTDIEKLPLYQSALRQLDDSGIPYRNLRTELLHCSSDVEYLAKLHCVRLAFQWLFRDQKNYTWVADAGRQILTDLLLYADKDPKDFLVAYEEMLLFLQKRTSWQDMEDELSVKGVKALTFYDVVMDYILMDAFEDLETPPSSVLAVVQNRWLSNGFKETALTTAVWSVLKAKRRKLKFSDGFMAHFYAISEQMSPLMAWGFLGPDNDLKEICNHFKEQVLELLQDVFSFQKSRYSSVEELSEDIMGHIKLRVENISCKLQNHIKDAI from the coding sequence ATGGCTGAACcacataaaataaatttatcttCCCTCATAATTGCATTCCGAAGTTTACCCACAATGTTAGTAACTGTTAAAAATGCCCGATTGTCCACTTCAACCAAAGTAGTTCTGTCTGTAACTGCAGGATTTGCACTTCTTGGCGTCCTTGCACGGTATTTACGGCGACGAAAAAGAACTTTCGGCAATGGCTATAAATCATTGACTTCAAGACAGTTGAAAGGGTTTCCCTCACCTGTGCCAAGTCCTAATGGAGACATTTTGACAGGAAGACATTCTGCTAGTCCAGCCTTGCGCTCGCTTCACAGACAAGGCTCTGTCATGTCATTCTCAGACAGACTCTCGGTTGCATCTGGATCGATAGCAGGGGTGACGAGTGCTGCTGACTTAACCCCACAGCAGCTTGGCCTCATGGGGATGGAGGCCCTTGAGACTAGCATCAACTATTGGGAAGATGCTATGGCAGCATATGACCATGCGTCGTCCAAAGGACTTGCATTGACGGATGAACAAGAAGCGGAATTTGCAAAGGAGTTGCAGAAACTTCTAGATTGCGCTTACAAGCTACAAGATCAAGGTGAACTGTTATTCATTGACCAACGATCAGTGTTATTCCGTGCTGGAAGTTCTGCTCGAGGTGCTGGCTCTGAAGCTAATTTCTCACTTGGAGAGTATTCATCGCCGGACTCTTTTGTTTCGGCACAAGATGAAGTTGCAGATTTGCGTGAATTTGAAGAGTTTGCTAATATTTTGACAGACATAGAAAAACTTCCACTATATCAATCAGCGCTGCGACAATTAGATGATTCAGGAATCCCTTACAGAAATCTACGGACAGAACTACTTCATTGTAGCTCAGATGTTGAGTACTTGGCCAAGCTTCATTGTGTCAGGCTTGCATTCCAGTGGCTCTTTCGGGATCAGAAAAATTATACCTGGGTTGCTGATGCAGGTCGACAGATTCTAACAGACTTATTGCTGTATGCAGACAAAGATCCAAAGGATTTTTTGGTTGCGTATGAAGAAATGTTGCTGTtcttgcaaaaaagaaccagctgGCAGGATATGGAGGATGAGCTAAGTGTCAAAGGTGTCAAAGCATTGACTTTTTATGATGTAGTTATGGATTATATTTTGATGGATGCCTTTGAAGACCTAGAAACACCACCTTCATCTGTTCTGGCTGTCGTACAAAATCGCTGGTTATCCAACGGCTTCAAAGAAACCGCTCTAACAACTGCAGTTTGGTCAGTGTTAAAAGCCAAGCGcagaaagttaaaattttcggaTGGATTCATGGCACACTTCTATGCAATATCTGAACAAATGTCCCCACTCATGGCATGGGGCTTTTTAGGACCGGACAATGATCTGAAAGAAATTTGTAATCATTTCAAGGAACAGGTGCTAGAATTACTTCAAGATGTTTTCAGCTTCCAGAAATCAAGGTACTCTAGTGTCGAGGAATTGTCTGAAGATATAATGGGGCATATTAAATTAAGAGTAGAAAATATATCTTGTAAGTTACAGAATCATATTAAAGATGCAATCTGA
- the LOC140224404 gene encoding MICOS complex subunit MIC13 homolog QIL1-like, whose amino-acid sequence MMKALISYGLRFGSVAGFVYYSSELGIWGDSAQAEQLLKQGKQLLAPYAATVKQKIPLSDIQLPTTECASRTAKNYWNKGVVKSIEFLGKLPSTVKGAGSNAFTYISQQLENANTEEKN is encoded by the exons ATGATGAAAGCATTAATAAG CTATGGACTGAGATTTGGCAGTGTTGCTGGTTTCGTCTATTATTCCAGTGAGCTTGGTATCTGGGGAGACAGTGCTCAAGCAGAACAGCTTCTCAAGCAAGGAAAGCAGCTTCTTGCTCCTTATGCTGCAACTGTGAAGCAAAAAATTCCTTTATCAGAT attcAGTTACCCACTACTGAGTGCGCATCAAGGACTGCCAAAAATTATTGGAACAAGGGTGTAGTAAAATCAATTGAGTTCCTCGGGAAGCTACCTTCAACTGTAAAAGGTGCTGGATCAAATGCGTTTACCTATATCAGTCAGCAGCTGGAAAATGCAAACACTGAAGAAAAGAATTAG